Within the Bacteroidota bacterium genome, the region GTGCTCGTAGTGCGCGGCCGGCAGTCCGTCGGCAGTGCGGACAGTCCACCCGTCGGGGTCGACCTCCACGTCGGCGGTGCCGCGGTTGATCATCGGCTCAATGCAAATCGTCATGCAGGGCTTGAGTTTCTTGCCCTTGCCCTGGCGACCGTAGTTGGCGACCTGCGGGTCTTCGTGGAGACGTCGGCCGATGCCGTGCCCAACGAGGTCACGCACAACGCCATAGCCGCGGTCTTCGCAGTATGTCTGCACCGCATGACCGATGTCGCCCAGGCGCTTTCCGGCATAGGCGTTGGAAATGCCTGCATAGAGCGATTGTTTCGTGACAGCTAGGAGCCGCTGGTCCTCCTCCGAGATTTCGCCAACGGCAAACGTGTAGGCGTAGTCACCAAAGTAGCCGTCGAGTTCCACGCCGCAATCGACCGAGACGATGTCCCCCTCGGCGAGGATGGTACCGTTGGGGATGCCGTGCACGACGATGTCGTTGCGCGAGATGCAGAGCGACGCGGGAAACGGCTGGAGGCCGCCACCGCCGCCGTAGCCCTTGAACGCAGGGCGCGCGCCCTTCGAGCGGATAAGCGCCTCAGCGGCCTCATCTAGCTTGTGCGTCTCCACCCCCGGCTCCACCATCTGCGCGACGGTAGTCAGCACCTCGCCCACGAGCTCCGCCGACCGGCGAAGCCCCGCGATGTCGCGCTCGTTCTTGAGGTGGATCATGGGAGTGTTGCGGTATAGGAGTGTTGCAGTTTTGCGGTGGGCTTGAAGCAGTCACCGCCTCACTGCCGCACCGAAAAAGCGGCCGGACACACTTTAGCCTCGGCGTCCGCGCACGCGGCCGGACTTCATGAAGCCGTCGTAGTGGCGCATCAGGAGGTGGCTCTCCACCTGCTGGAGCGTGTCGAGTGCCACGCCGACCATAATGAGAAGGCTCGTGCCGCCGAAGAAGCTCGCGAAGCCGGGCAGGATGCCGAACTGGAACGCAACCGCCGGGAGGATGGCCACGACCCCGATGAAGAGCGAGCCCGGCAGCGTGATCCGCGTGAGGATGTTGTCGATGAACTCGTTGGTCTGCTTGCCCGGCCGGATGCCCGGAATGAAGCCGCCCTGGCGCTTCATCGTGTCCGCCATTTCCTGCGGGTTCACCGCGATAGCGGTGTAGAAGTAGGTAAAGAAGACGCAGAGGACGAAGAAGATCAGCGAGTACCAGAACCCGAAGATGTCCGCCGTCGCGCCGCCGATGCTCTGCCAGAACGTGCTGTCCGGGAAGAACGAGGCGATCGTCGCTGGGATGAACATGATCGACTGCGCGAAGATGATCGGCATGACGCCCGCCGCGTTGACGCGGAGCGGGAGGTACTGCGTCGCGCCGCCATAGACCTTGCGGCCGACCACGCGCTTGGCGTACTGCACTGGGATGCGGCGCGTGCCCTGCGTGACGTAGACAATGCCCATCGTGACGAGGAAGAGCGCCCCGATCTCGATCAGGAAGATGAAGACGTTCGAGGTCTCGCGCTGGAACTCGTTCAGCATCGCCGTCGGCAGGAACGTGATGATGCTCACGGTGATGAGGAGCGAGATACCGTTGCCGATGCCCTTCTCGGTGATGCGCTCGCCGAGCCACATCACGAACACGGTACCGGCTGTCAGGATGATGACCGCCGAGACCATAAAGGCCGTGTCACTCACCACGATGGCATCGCCAAACTGCACGCGCAAGTTGATGGCGTAGCCGATGGCCTGGAGCGCTGTGATGCCGACCGTCGCGTAGCGTGTCCACTGCGTGATCTTGCGGCGTCCGTCCTCGCCCTCGCGCTGCAACTTCTGGACGGTCGGGCTGACCGCGCCCAAGAGCTGGAAGATGATCGACGCCGTGATGTACGGCATGATGCCGAGCGCGAAGATGCCTGCCTGGCTGAACGCGCCCCCGACAAACATGTCGAACAACCCGAGCAGCCCGCCAAAGCCTTCGCCGACGAGGTCTTCGAGTTGGCCCGCGTCCACACCAGGCAGCGTGATGTACGCGCCGACACGGTAGACGAGGAGCAGCCCGAGCGTGAACAGGATGCGCTGACGCAGCTCGACGATGCGCCAGATATTCTGGAGGCTTTCCGTGAAGGAGGCCATGGGGATTGGGGAGCTTCGCGGAGCCGCCTAGCCGCGCGTGTCGCGGGGGCTAGACCGTCGTCTCCGCACGGGTGGAGAGCTTAGGCGTCGGCAGGGGCGTCGGCGCCCGAGGGGACGTCGTCGGAGGAAGCGTCGCCGTCGACGGTGGTGGCAGAGCCGCCCGCAGCCTCGATCTTCCGGATGGCCGACTTCGAGAAGGCGTGGGCCGTCACGTTGAGCTTGGCCGAGAAGTCGCCGTCGCCAAGGATTTTGAAGCGGCCGTTCTTGCCGCCGATGCCGAGCGCGCGGAGCGTGTCGGGCGTCACCGTCGCACCGTCTTCGAGCACGCCGTCTTCGACGAGACGACCGAGGCGGCTGAGGTTGACCGGATCGTAGGCAACGCGGAAGCGGTTCTTGAAGCCGAACTTCGGCAGGCGACGCTGGAGCGGCATCTGACCGCCTTCGAACCACGCGGGGAGCTTGCCACCGGAGCGGCTCTTCTGGCCCTTGTGACCCTTGGTAGAGGTGCCACCGTAGCCGCTGCCCTGGCCGCGGCCGATGCGCTTCTTCGAGTGCGTGCTGCCTTTTGCAGGCGTGAGCTTGCTGAGGTCCATGATTTATAGTTGGCTAAGGGCGCCTACCGGGCCGTCGGACGAACGGCGTGGCGGACTCGCAAAGAGTCAGAACATAGAAACGCAGCCGCCAGGGTCCTAGCCGCCGCGCCGGGCTTTACGCCCTATTCGCAAGGATGCGTATGGACTCTGTTTTCCATTTTAGTCATGCTGAACTTGATTCAGCATCTCAACAAGCTGTGGGAGACCCTGAAACGAGTTCAGGATGACAGCGGTGGGAAATCCAGAGTGCTACGCCGCGTCCACCGGCTCGACCGCGATGAGGTGCTTTACCTTCGCGATCATGCCCTGGATCTGCGGCGTGTCGTTTTGCTCGACCGACTTGCCGATGCGGCCCAGCCCGAGCGCCTCAATGGTGCGCTTCTGGACCTGCGAACGCCGGATCGTGCTGCGGGTCTGCGTGATTTTCAGTTTCGACATCGAACTAGGGTATGTGGAAGCTGGAACTAGCCGCTCCTGGCTTCCCACTTCAAACTTCGGCTTAGCCTTCGTAGACGCGCTTGAGCGAGATGCCGCGGCGCTTGGCCGTCTCGGCGGGGTCTTCGAGTTGACCGAGCGCGTCTACCGCCGCCGCAACGACGTTGTGTGGGTTGGACGAGCCCTGGCTCTTCGAGAGCACGTTCTTGACGCCCGCGCATTCGAGTACGGCGCGCACGCCGCCGCCCGCGATCACGCCCGTACCCTCGCTCGCCGGCTTGAGGAGCACCACGCCTGCGTCATTGCGACCACGCACGGCGTGCGGGATCGTGCCGTTCTTCGTGATCGGCACCCGGATCATGCTCTTCTTGGCGACCTCGGTGCCCTTCGCGATGGCGTCCGCCACCTCGTTGGCTTTGCCAAGACCGTGGCCGACGGCACCGTTGCCGTCACCGACGACGACGATGGCGTTGAACGACAGGCGACGCCCGCCCTTCACGGTCTTCGAGACGCGGTTGACCTCGACCAGCCGCTCGATGTAATTGGATTGTTCAGAGGCTTTGGCTCGACGCCCGCGCCCGCGATCATTCTTGGCCATGGTGGTATCTGGTTGTCTTGGGTGGGTGCGTCGTTAGAACTGGAGGCCGCCTTCGCGCGCGCCATCGGCGAGCGCTTTCACGCGCCCGTGGTAGCGGTAGCCACCGCGGTCGAAGACGCAGGTCGTGATGCCGGCGTCCTTCGCGCGCTCCGCGAGGAGCTTGCCGACGGCCTTGCCGACCTCGCTGGCGTTCTGCTCAGCATCGATGCCCCCGTCGGTGCTGCCCGCCGCGGCGAGCGTGCGACCCGCGAGGTCGTCGATGAGCTGGGCGTACATGTGCTTGTTCGAGCGGAAGACGCTCAGGCGGGGGCGCTCTGCCGTACCGCTGATCTTGCTACGAATGCGCCGGCGAATGCGAGCGCGCTGCGTAACCTTGCGTGCAGTCTTTGCCATGGTCTGGTTGCGTTGTGGGCCGACGATTCCGACCGTCCGGCCACGCGTGGGGAGTGTTGCGGTGTTTCAGTGTTGCGGTGTCGCAGTGGACGAGTACGGACACCGCCGCACTGCTCAACTGCCCCATCGCTTCACCACTAGCGGGCGGCGGTCTTACCGGCCTTGCGGCGGACGTACTCGCCCTTGTAGCGGATGCCCTTGCCCTTGTAGGGCTCCGGCGGACGGAGGGCGCGCAGCTTGGCTGCGACCTGGCCGACGAGTTGCTTGTCGATGCCGCTGATCTTGACGCTCGGGTTCTTGCCGCGCACCGTCTCCGCCTCGATGTTGATGCCGTCGGGCGGGAGGAAGTAGATCGGGTGCGAGAAGCCGAGGGCGAGTT harbors:
- the map gene encoding type I methionyl aminopeptidase; translated protein: MIHLKNERDIAGLRRSAELVGEVLTTVAQMVEPGVETHKLDEAAEALIRSKGARPAFKGYGGGGGLQPFPASLCISRNDIVVHGIPNGTILAEGDIVSVDCGVELDGYFGDYAYTFAVGEISEEDQRLLAVTKQSLYAGISNAYAGKRLGDIGHAVQTYCEDRGYGVVRDLVGHGIGRRLHEDPQVANYGRQGKGKKLKPCMTICIEPMINRGTADVEVDPDGWTVRTADGLPAAHYEHMVAVRRGRAEILSSFESIEAALRARGAFVAEPTPLAAVTS
- the rpmD gene encoding 50S ribosomal protein L30, whose product is MSKLKITQTRSTIRRSQVQKRTIEALGLGRIGKSVEQNDTPQIQGMIAKVKHLIAVEPVDAA
- the secY gene encoding preprotein translocase subunit SecY, which produces MASFTESLQNIWRIVELRQRILFTLGLLLVYRVGAYITLPGVDAGQLEDLVGEGFGGLLGLFDMFVGGAFSQAGIFALGIMPYITASIIFQLLGAVSPTVQKLQREGEDGRRKITQWTRYATVGITALQAIGYAINLRVQFGDAIVVSDTAFMVSAVIILTAGTVFVMWLGERITEKGIGNGISLLITVSIITFLPTAMLNEFQRETSNVFIFLIEIGALFLVTMGIVYVTQGTRRIPVQYAKRVVGRKVYGGATQYLPLRVNAAGVMPIIFAQSIMFIPATIASFFPDSTFWQSIGGATADIFGFWYSLIFFVLCVFFTYFYTAIAVNPQEMADTMKRQGGFIPGIRPGKQTNEFIDNILTRITLPGSLFIGVVAILPAVAFQFGILPGFASFFGGTSLLIMVGVALDTLQQVESHLLMRHYDGFMKSGRVRGRRG
- the rplR gene encoding 50S ribosomal protein L18; this encodes MAKTARKVTQRARIRRRIRSKISGTAERPRLSVFRSNKHMYAQLIDDLAGRTLAAAGSTDGGIDAEQNASEVGKAVGKLLAERAKDAGITTCVFDRGGYRYHGRVKALADGAREGGLQF
- the rplO gene encoding 50S ribosomal protein L15 codes for the protein MDLSKLTPAKGSTHSKKRIGRGQGSGYGGTSTKGHKGQKSRSGGKLPAWFEGGQMPLQRRLPKFGFKNRFRVAYDPVNLSRLGRLVEDGVLEDGATVTPDTLRALGIGGKNGRFKILGDGDFSAKLNVTAHAFSKSAIRKIEAAGGSATTVDGDASSDDVPSGADAPADA
- the rpsE gene encoding 30S ribosomal protein S5: MAKNDRGRGRRAKASEQSNYIERLVEVNRVSKTVKGGRRLSFNAIVVVGDGNGAVGHGLGKANEVADAIAKGTEVAKKSMIRVPITKNGTIPHAVRGRNDAGVVLLKPASEGTGVIAGGGVRAVLECAGVKNVLSKSQGSSNPHNVVAAAVDALGQLEDPAETAKRRGISLKRVYEG